TCAAGCTCATAGGTATGCTTGGTCGGTGTACAGTTGCTGTAGGAGAGGCTTCGCATCTTCTCAGATCATCTCTGGATCAGGATGAAGTGAGAAAAATCGCCAACTCATTGGATACCATGAGGAGCAAAAATGATGAAACATTCCAAAAACTTTTGGGTCACTCTACCGAGACTTACCTCGTCAAAGAACGTATTGGATCGTCTCCGACTTCGTCTGTGTatgaaaattttgaaaacTATGGTGTCACGTTTGGACGAAGGATAAGCTCGGTCCCCTCCGCGCCCCTACCAATCAAATCTGCGCCCACTCGAAGGACATCATCCTATGGCAACTTGTCTATCTCTGCATCTCCGCCTCGCCGTTCTCATAAGTCACCCCGCAAGTCTCTTAGGTCTAGTCTAGCCTCACAGCCTTATCGACGAGTATCAGATAAGGAGAGGAAAGCTCCAAAATCAGCAAAGAATGTACAGTGGCGAGACGAGGCAGGGCAGGGAGAAATTGACGATGGCGGTGACAAGATACTTCCACCTGTTTCACTGAACATTATACCCTCCAGTCCTTCCAATGATATTCCTGCGATCAAATCCGCCCCTCCTCGTGCACCTTCTCCTCTTCGCCCTCCATCGGTTCTTGGATCTGAAAGCGAGTGGGaagatgagaatgagaaaacGGACGACAGCCTCAGTATGAGCTTTTTTACCTCATCTACGTCACTTTCGGCAAACTCTGCAGCTTCATCTCGGCCAAAGCGGTCACGTCCAAGCCGCTTGGATCCCAACTTCttaaagtcaaagtcaaaaccaTCGACGTTAGGAAGCCTTcgagaagatgatgaaggtGTCGTAGAACCCCGAGGATACCCTCTATCGGATATGAATCTCAATCGAGTAGGACCTAATGACGACTCCGGCTCGAGTGATGGAAACTTACACGTACCTAAAGTACGGGATCGAATAGCTGGATCGCCTAACCGACGAGGCCCTTCAACTGTAAAAACATGCGGAACATTGGGTCCAGCGAACAAAACTTCTAGTAGAAGGCGATCCAATATTGGGCCTGTCCGGAATGAGAAAGTCAGACGTCGTTCGAGCCTGATTCCTCAGATCCCCCCTCTTACGGGAGAAGAACTAAGCAAAAGTGGTCCCCGTCGTGTTATTGTACCAGCCAGCCCTGCGCGGCGGTCTAAGCGAACATCCCTAACACGGACTTTAACCGCCGGTTTAGCAAAAAACAGAGCAGCGGGGTCACTAAGTACGGCAAATCTATCAACCGTGATGGACCCTAATTCTAGTGTGGACTTGAGCGCCAGCAGATCCTTCAAACCAACATGGCGCTGAGCTGGACCTGGTGAACCTTGTAATTGTATCCACCGTCGATTGTTTATTCTCGCTATTGTTAATTGTTGATGTTAGCCCCATATTATGCCTTCATCCGTCCACTTACGACCATCCATGACATTTCGTTATTTAGTTTATGTACTATGCACTTAGCTTTTTCTGTAACCTGGTTTTCTAATTACCACTGTTGTATACCCTCGGATATAAAAAATTCATGGCGCCTTTAAAACTTCATTTCGTATTATTTGTCTGCATTAGATTGGCCTCTTGTAAATGTATCTAATCTATGCATGATGCCCGGTGTTAAGTGCTTCAAATGGTTAGTCAAGATTTGAGCTTGCTTCTGGAAGGTATAGCGAACTTATCGGTTTATAAGCAAAACGTTGATCTACTGTAGAAATTTGAAGAACATATCGGACGAGCCGCTATTCAAATTTACTTGTGACAAGTACTTGGGAAGCGTATTCATATATTTTACGAATTGCTCAAGAATCATCCAGGGTCCATCCTTGGCGCGCAACCATTGTCTATTTATAGATCAGTGCAAGGTTGGCAACTGAAGGACCAAGTTTGCATGATGTCGGAAGAGGAAGTTTCTACTTTATGGCATTCTGACTAATTTATAGGGCCCCCAAGCTCCCTTTCCGCGCGGGGTAAATATTCGGGTTTCAAGTCAACTGTGTCTTCATTGCTGACTACATGCCAGCGTCAGAAAGTCTATAAATCCAGGAGTAGTACTCTCAAGCACTCAACCCCTACAGGTCAAGACGAACCCTCCCGACTTCGAAATCCAAATGTCTGCGGGGATTTTTCAACTACCCAATAAGGCGTTTATTGATGCTTTACTGTCTCCCATAATTTGTGGCTTGGTAAACATTTTTTCCTTGATATATTTTGCCCACTCACTGATATGCAGTGACGACTTACAACTACAAATGAAAACTTTTGCTCTAGGCGTTACATCTTTTGTTCAACAAATTTGAGCAGGAGCATCTCCGTCTCCTAAATTTTGCCTTATTACTTTTTCCTGTTGCCCCCGTGTACATTTTACTGCCTCACTACGGCGACACTCTGACTCCTCGAGCTGTTTTGACGGCATATAGTGCAACCTATGCGACACTTCTTTTATCTTTGATCCTCTATCGACTATCACCATTACACCCTCTCTGGAAGTATCCTGGACCTCTTCTCGCCAAGTGTACCAAGTTTTGGGGAGTCTACCACTCTTCAACAGGACAGTTCCACCGCACCCTCTCTAGCCTTCACCAACGTTACGGTCCCATTGTCAGAACAGGTATCTTTTCATCTACATCAAAAACATTCCTGTTAACGATTAAGATTAATTTAAGGCCCAAATGAACTATCCTTCTGTGATGTCGATGCCATTCAGTCTATACTTGGCGCCGATGGAATGGGCAAAGGACCTGGTAGGTCGATCATTCTGTCTACTAACGCTTCGGCCGGTTTACAATGTACCTTTAGTGTGGGATGGGAGACATTCCCCCAAGAGGAAGGAAGTTTCTTTGATAGCGATTCGCGACACTGCTGAGCATCTTCAACGTCGCAAGGTCTGGAACAGAGCCTTCAATATATCTCGAATCAAGAAATACGAGCCAATCTTACGAGTCCGTGTAGACCAATTAGTAGATTCCCTTCAAGATCTTGCCCTGAAACATAAGGAGGTGGATATGGCGGAATGGATGTCGCTTTTTGCGTGAGTCGTCTTTCTTTAATTCAAGGCCCTCGTATCTCACTAGTCCAATAGGTACGACTTCATGGGAGATATGGCGTTAGTATCTTTGCCTTTCATTTATTTTTGAATTCAAAGACTGAAGGAACGTGAACAGCTTTGGAGGATTCTTTGAATTGATGCACGAAGGAGATGTAAACGGGCTCTGGAAGCTCATGGAGACTGGTATTAGGTATTTACGGAAAATGCCTCTAAAATGCTTTTGGTTAAAGAGAGAACAAATTCTAGAATGAATGCTTACTCGCAGCATATCCCTTGGGCGGCTTCCATACTATACGCATTGCCAGGGCTGGGGAAAGCATCAACCAAGCTCATAGATTTTGCAGTCAAAATGGCGAATAAGCGGATTGAACGGGGTATGGCATATACAGGAGAGGACTTAAGTTCGCATTTGGTAAGGTTCTGGAAAGAAAATTCCTGTCTTGCTTTGCTGATAGACGGAAATAGCTTGATGAAGTCAGTCCCAGTCCCAAACCTGTACCGTTTAATGTGTATGCGTCCGACGCACTGTTGGCCCTTGTCGCTGGGTCAGACACGACAGCTACCACCCTCAGcaatatatttttttatatCCTATCCGAAAAATCATTTTTTGAGAGGTGAAGTTGCATGTTTCACAAATACGATACCACAATTGATTTGATCATAAGGCTTCGCAATGAAGTCGATGATAACTTCCCAATCAAAGAAGGCCAAGTTCCTGCAGATGATACAACCAAACTCTCAAGTATGCCGTACTTGAATGCGGTTATGTAAGTGGCCACTTCATAAGATTTGTCAGTAGTTTACCCTGCTTTATAGTAACGAAGCTTTGCGACTTCAACCACCTGTCGCCAGCAGCTTACAGCGGGCCCCGGAGACAGGAACCGGAGGGAAGTTAATTGGATCCATGTAGGGAACTGCTGTGACAATGCATAAGTTATCAATACTAACAAGTTTCATAGCTTTGTACCTGAGGGGACGGGGGTTTATTTGCCTCCGTACGCTATTCATCGCGACGAGCGATATTTTTGTCCAAATCCAACTGCCTTCTTTCCTGAAAGGTGGCTTTCAAAAGATTCGAGTATCAAAACGATACATGCAGCATTTATTCCTTATTCTGTTGGGCCCATGAATTGTGCAGGAAAGCTTTTGGCGCAGTTGGAGTTGCGCGTCGTTGTCGCCACGCTTGTGCAACGGTTTGACATGGATTTAAAACCGGACTGGGATCGCTCGAACTGGGAGGCAGATTTGCAGGACTTCTTTGTATTGGCGAAGGGAATGTTGCCAGTGATTGTCAAACGCCGTGAAATATAGTCGGTCGTTAGATAGATTGTTCCTTGTGCCCCTTGCTTATTCGTAATCCACCGTAAAAATGAACATAAATGGTGGTTGTCTGCTTTTAAAGTGTGCCGATCATCATATCCTACCTGATGTATGACATTGTGTTCTTAATCCAACACTCaatgcaaccaaaaaaatggcgCTAAACAACTTTTTGCGATAGCAATATTATGGTCTTAGGAGTAGATAGTATAGGGCCCTAAATTACACGTTTGACCTCAAAGAAGGACTACATCCCAACATCAGTGAACTTGCGGGACTACGACGACGATGTGCTTCGCACCTTCAAGTAATATACCTGCCACGCTACCACAGAAAACAGCACAATGGTCTGCAGAATTGACCACCATTTGACACGAGAGTTTGTGGATTCGGCGGTGTTGCGATGGACTCTTTCGCGGACGACAATGTATTCTTGTTCATCCTTGACTGAAGCTAAACCGGCGGCTAGTTTTCTGATCTCACGTTCAATGGGAGCAACAACATCTGAAAGTAAGGGGTGTTGTTAAAGGTATAGCATGTAACGATATAATATGCGTACCATCGCCTGAGACATATATGATTCCGTGGACATTGAAGCTGATCAATTTATCAGCAATAGCACTCA
The sequence above is a segment of the Psilocybe cubensis strain MGC-MH-2018 chromosome 4, whole genome shotgun sequence genome. Coding sequences within it:
- a CDS encoding Kinesin-like protein 6, whose protein sequence is MVAAGSITVAVRVRPPTPSEAARLPEPCYDETFRGEGALSTPGKVVNTATLRDIVQIVDDRILTFDPDEKDRSRAFMERGFMPPGTKRYKDKRFMFDRVFGHHARQEEVYEATTKPLLQGLLDGYNATVFAYGATGCGKTHTISGTDNDPGIIYLTMADLFQRIEDRSEEWNVEVMVTFLEIYNEEIRDLLAEPGAPTQRGGLSIREDKTVKVVGLVELKPRTAEEVKEIVLQGNLRRTQSPTHANETSSRSHAVLQVHVTQSPRTAAITEQRTMGTLSIIDLAGSERAAATMNMGQRMVEGANINKSLLALGNCINALCESGGAIRHVPYRNSKLTRLLKFSLGGNCKTVMIVCVAPTSNHFDDTHNTLVYAERATKIKTKVVTRNVVNVDRHVGRYVEAINRLNLEVAELKEKLAGKRGTEQEMQARKKAECKAEIERSRKDVHFKLEQTKPSIVDGATCSAKLEVAKLKLDAIQIRLSQMDTEGQSSASQAERALLKAFSGPEEEVTKPGSVLNTRLQRSSNSSAMFDATMRAVSERKSEKLDDIGHENVKLETSFVKATIDKLKAENERNVMREAVGDLADITVKLIGMLGRCTVAVGEASHLLRSSLDQDEVRKIANSLDTMRSKNDETFQKLLGHSTETYLVKERIGSSPTSSVYENFENYGVTFGRRISSVPSAPLPIKSAPTRRTSSYGNLSISASPPRRSHKSPRKSLRSSLASQPYRRVSDKERKAPKSAKNVQWRDEAGQGEIDDGGDKILPPVSLNIIPSSPSNDIPAIKSAPPRAPSPLRPPSVLGSESEWEDENEKTDDSLSMSFFTSSTSLSANSAASSRPKRSRPSRLDPNFLKSKSKPSTLGSLREDDEGVVEPRGYPLSDMNLNRVGPNDDSGSSDGNLHVPKCGLERQQILQTNMALSWTWAPKLPFRAGVRKSINPGVVLSSTQPLQVKTNPPDFEIQMSAGIFQLPNKAFIDALLSPIICGLALHLLFNKFEQEHLRLLNFALLLFPVAPVYILLPHYGDTLTPRAVLTAYSATYATLLLSLILYRLSPLHPLWKYPGPLLAKCTKFWGVYHSSTGQFHRTLSSLHQRYGPIVRTGPNELSFCDVDAIQSILGADGMGKGPVWDGRHSPKRKEVSLIAIRDTAEHLQRRKVWNRAFNISRIKKYEPILRVRVDQLVDSLQDLALKHKEVDMAEWMSLFAYDFMGDMAFGGFFELMHEGDVNGLWKLMETGIRMNAYSQHIPWAASILYALPGLGKASTKLIDFAVKMANKRIERGMAYTGEDLSSHLLDEVSPSPKPVPFNVYASDALLALVAGSDTTATTLSNIFFYILSEKSFFERLRNEVDDNFPIKEGQVPADDTTKLSSMPYLNAVINEALRLQPPVASSLQRAPETGTGGKLIGSIFVPEGTGVYLPPYAIHRDERYFCPNPTAFFPERWLSKDSSIKTIHAAFIPYSVGPMNCAGKLLAQLELRVVVATLVQRFDMDLKPDWDRSNWEADLQDFFVLAKGMLPVIVKRREI